In Mustela nigripes isolate SB6536 chromosome 2, MUSNIG.SB6536, whole genome shotgun sequence, a single window of DNA contains:
- the LOC132010466 gene encoding LOW QUALITY PROTEIN: uncharacterized protein LOC132010466 (The sequence of the model RefSeq protein was modified relative to this genomic sequence to represent the inferred CDS: inserted 3 bases in 2 codons; substituted 1 base at 1 genomic stop codon): MISILRHTHLKSGKKGIGHGGPGSVPLPKPRVTLRVEGNPIQFLVDTGAQHSVLTKAYGKISERSSRVQGATGTRRYPWTTQGTVNLGTGEVTHSFLVIPANPCPLLGRDLLTKMGAHIYFQPESPGGPTVTDSWNLPLTILTVRLEDEHLLHQTALPREQDIEYWLRRFPEAWAETGGIGLAKHRLALFIELKPEADPVRVKQYPLSAEAKLGITPPIHRLLDSGVLLPCHSAWNTPLLPVCKPNSRDYRPVQDLREVNKWVMDIHPTVPNPYTLLSALRPNKKWYTVLDLKDAFFSIPLAPTSQELFSFEWTDPERGINGQLTWTCLPQGFKNSPTLFDEALHEDLSEYRNQNPDITLLQYVDDLLIAAETQQACLRGTENLLRTLGDLGYRASAKKAQICKPEVVYLGYLLKGGXRWLTDACKDTVLRIPRPTSPRQVREFLGTAGYCPLWIPGFAEMAKPLYAASRNQQDFEWMEEAQXAFQQIKKALLSAPALGIPDISKPFHLFVDKHNGVAKAVLTQSLGPWPRPVAYLSKKLDPVAAGWPPCLQMIAATALMVKDTDKLSMGQELHVTIPHAIEGVLKQPPDRWMSNARLVHYQGLLLNPLRITYTSPRALNPASLLPDLDLDAPLHDCADILAQTFGLREDLQDYPLMDAEVVWFTDGSSFVHQGQRYAGAAVTSETEVIWAEALPPGTSAQRVGLITLTQALKLGQGLRMTVYMDSRYAFATAHIHGAIYRERGLLTAKGKHIKNRDEILARLTAIWAPKKLAIVHCPGHQKPNDLVSWGNNLADQTARQIAHRTIPVLPIQLPDPGPRELPPHPKYSGEDIAWMCKLPMTDPGWLVTXDAKDNIILPEALGQTVLERIHRTTHLGSKRLQAPIRQSKLLIKDITRKTEKITSSCAACRFQNAHPHPAAAGSRERGTLPGAYWEIDFTEVKPGKYGYKYLLVFIDTFSSWTEAFPTKHETAQVVTKKLLEDILSRYGFPVVIGSDNGPAFLSKQVHKRIWPKLKDLYKTEPLPAPHQLRLGDWVLVKRHWPETLQPRWKGPYQIILATPTAIKVDNIAAWVHHAHVKPVDPLSDLIGEPDQDVSWTVDRRLGTARVATGTSALISQQHHYQGLREAIDADIQELELSISKLQESISSLVEVVLQNRQGLDLLFLQQGGLCAALKEECCFYVDHSGVVKDSMAKDLSASPATSVRIRTRSKRPLLFGFDLRLWWSFKVGVQRIRHYNP; this comes from the exons ATGATAAGCATCTTGAGGCATACACACCTGAAAAGTGGGAAAAAGGGCATTGGGCAC GGGGGACCGGGTTCCGttcccctccccaagcccaggGTAACCCTCCGAGTGGAGGGGAACCCCATACAGTTCTTGGTTGACACGGGAGCTCAACACTCAGTGTTAACCAAAGCGTATGGAAAGATTTCGGAGAGATCCTCCCGGGTCCAGGGAGCCACTGGCACTAGAAGATACCCCTGGACCACCCAAGGGACAGTTAACTTGGGTACAGGGGAGGTAACCCATTCCTTCTTGGTCATTCCTGCCAACCCCTGCCCCTTACTAGGAAGAGACTTACTCACTAAAATGGGAGCACACATTTACTTCCAACCCGAGTCGCCCGGTGGTCCCACAGTGACTGACTCATGGAACCTGCCATTAACAATACTCACAGTGCGTTTGGAAGATGAGCATCTGCTCCACCAAACTGCACTCCCTCGAGAGCAGGATATCGAGTACTGGCTACGCCGGTTCCCGGAAGCCTGGGCCGAAACAGGGGGCATAGGGCTGGCAAAACACCGACTGGCCCTCTTTATAGAGCTCAAACCTGAGGCCGACCCCGTCCGGGTCAAACAATACCCCCTATCTGCGGAGGCTAAGTTGGGTATCACCCCCCCCATCCATCGCCTCCTGGACTCTGGGGTATTACTCCCCTGTCACTCTGCTTGGAACACTCCCCTGCTGCCAGTATGTAAGCCCAACAGCAGGGATTACCGGCCAGTGCAAGACTTGAGGGAAGTTAACAAATGGGTTATGGACATACATCCCACTGTCCCCAACCCTTACACGCTCCTCAGTGCCCTGAGGCCAAACAAGAAGTGGTATACCGTTCTCGACCTGAAGGATGCTTTTTTCAGTATACCCTTAGCACCCACAAGCCAGGAACTCTTCTCATTCGAATGGACAGACCCTGAGAGAGGCATAAATGGGCAGTTGACATGGACGTGTCTCCCACAGGGATTCAAGAACTCGCCCACCCTGTTTGATGAGGCCCTCCACGAGGATCTAAGTGAGTACAGAAATCAGAATCCCGATATAACGCTCTTGCAATATGTAGATGATCTTTTAATAGCTGCAGAGACTCAACAAGCCTGCCTCCGAGGAACCGAAAACCTCCTTCGAACCCTTGGTGACTTAGGATACCGAGCCTCAGCAAAGAAGGCCCAGATTTGTAAGCCTGAAGTAGTGTACCTAGGGTACTTGCTCAAAGGAG CAAGATGGCTCACTGATGCCTGCAAGGACACTGTGCTCCGCATCCCCCGACCTACCTCACCACGCCAGGTAAGAGAGTTCCTGGGGACAGCAGGATACTGCCCACTATGGATACCGGGCTTCGCCGAGATGGCCAAGCCTCTGTACGCAGCTTCCAGAAACCAGCAGGATTTTGAATGGATGGAGGAGGCACAATGAGCCTTCCAGCAGATAAAAAaggccctcctctctgccccagctctgggTATACCAGACATTTCTAAACCGTTCCACCTGTTTGTGGATAAGCATAATGGGGTGGCTAAGGCAGTACTGACTCAAAGTCTAGGCCCCTGGCCTAGGCCCGTAGCATACCTTTCAAAGAAATTAGACCCCGTGGCAGCCGGGTGGCCCCCTTGCCTGCAGATGATAGCAGCCACTGCCCTAATGGTAAAGGACACCGATAAGCTGTCCATGGGTCAAGAATTACATGTGACCATCCCGCATGCTATTGAAGGTGTCCTTAAACAACCTCCAGACCGATGGATGAGTAATGCTCGCTTGGTCCATTACCAAGGACTGCTACTGAACCCCTTAAGAATAACCTACACTTCCCCTCGGGCCCTAAACCCTGCATCCCTGTTACCTGACCTGGACTTGGATGCACCCCTCCATGACTGCGCCGACATATTGGCCCAGACTTTTGGGCTACGAGAAGACCTGCAGGACTACCCCCTGATGGATGCCGAAGTTGTCTGGTTCACTGATGGCAGCAGCTTCGTTCACCAAGGACAAAGGTATGCAGGGGCCGCGGTGACATCTGAAACAGAGGTTATTTGGGCAGAGGCATTGCCTCCGGGCACCTCAGCACAAAGAGTTGGGTTAATCACCCTGACTCAGGCCCTAAAGTTGGGGCAGGGCCTCCGGATGACTGTGTACATGGACAGTCGATATGCCTTTGCCACAGCCCACATCCATGGAGCAATTTACAGAGAAAGGGGGTTACTCACCGCCAAGGGGAAACACATTAAAAACAGGGACGAAATTTTGGCCCGACTAACGGCCATCTGGGCCCCCAAGAAACTGGCCATAGTACACTGCCCCGGCCACCAGAAACCAAACGATCTGGTTTCCTGGGGAAACAACCTTGCTGACCAGACTGCTCGCCAGATAGCCCACAGGACCATTCCAGTGTTGCCTATACAGCTGCCTGACCCAGGGCCCCGAGAACTGCCACCTCACCCCAAGTACTCTGGAGAGGACATCGCCTGGATGTGCAAACTCCCAATGACAGATCCAGGATGGTTGGTGAC GGATGCCAAGGATAACATCATCCTCCCCGAGGCCTTGGGGCAGACAGTCTTGGAGCGAATTCATCGCACGACCCACTTGGGTTCTAAAAGACTTCAGGCTCCTATAAGGCAATCCAAACTACTCATCAAAGATATcaccaggaagacagagaagattACCTCAAGCTGTGCAGCCTGCCGTTTCCAGAATGCTCACCCACATCCTGCTGCAGCCGGATCCCGAGAAAGGGGGACCCTGCCGGGAGCCTACTGGGAAATAGACTTTACAGAGGTAAAGCCTGGAAAATATGGCTATAAGTATTTACTGGTGTTCATAGATACCTTTTCAAGTTGGACTGAGGCTTTCCCAACCAAGCACGAAACAGCACAGGTTGTAACAAAGAAACTACTTGAGGACATCCTGTCCAGGTATGGCTTTCCTGTTGTAATAGGATCAGATAATGGGCCAGCCTTCCTTTCTAAG CAGGTCCACAAAAGGATTTGGCCTAAACTGAAGGACTTGTATAAGACAGAGCCACTGCCTGCACCCCACCAACTTCGTCTGGGGGACTGGGTCCTCGTCAAGCGACATTGGCCTGAGACCCTCCAGCCCAGGTGGAAAGGACCTTACCAGATCATCCTGGCCACCCCTACAGCCATCAAAGTAGACAACATAGCCGCCTGGGTCCACCACGCTCACGTCAAACCAGTCGACCCCCTGTCGGATCTCATTGGGGAGCCTGACCAGGACGTCAGTTGGACAGTGGACCGCA GACTAGGAACTGCCCGGGTAGCCACTGGAACCTCAGCCTTAATCTCACAACAACACCACTATCAGGGCCTGCGAGAAGCCATAGATGCAGATATACAGGAGCTAGAATTATCCATCTCAAAGTTGCAAGAGTCAATCAGCTCGTTAGTGGAAGTAGTCCTACAAAACAGACAGGGGTTAGATCTCCTATTCCTCCAACAGGGGGGCCTCTGTGCTGCCCTTAAGGAGGAATGTTGTTTCTATGTTGATCACTCAGGAGTAGTCAAAGATTCTATGGCTAAG GACCTCTCAGCGTCACCAGCAACGAGTGTCCGGATTCGAACTCGCAGTAAACGACCcctgctgtttggctttgacttgcgtctctggtggtcttttaaggtgggcgTACAACGCATCCGGCATTACAACCCCTAA